One stretch of Eupeodes corollae chromosome 2, idEupCoro1.1, whole genome shotgun sequence DNA includes these proteins:
- the LOC129946370 gene encoding uncharacterized protein LOC129946370, which yields MDHLKIKFIGVLREDNTVNMNNLAGILHCKRRLEWTREWLRKNQNQFTAKENILKEIQFRSNEIYHLNCFFDITEKQFRFLVNKLGPLITNYQPHRKKKFFSAEERLAITLKYLATGEFHSCRNYCFRASKPVILKMIGDICMNIYEILKDHFISTPKTEEEWKTISCAYYKKTRVPNCIGSLTMKHITFNKHPLKQSDGEDTLILTGIVDSNDNFVYANVEPSPNNGEKVFESSTIKDLIEQDQLNLPKHPDTGPNYFFVGHGALPVKPYLLNTLKYVPYSSSESSTWFNYGSPEYKYCCAMDRVEYNSESALRMLTNIFPILSSPFRIDSENARKITLGCVALYNFLRKTERSFFKSSEKIKCEEECIVDDEEELKELEENSPNISDSMCLKVLRKQSGDDETADVGRKWLIEYFSDRKNQIF from the exons ATGGAtcatctgaaaataaaattcattggaGTCCTGCGGGAGGATAATACGGTCAACATGAACAACTTAGCTGGGATTTTGCACTGCAAACGTCGCCTCGAATGGACACGCGAGTGGTTGCGGAAGAACCAGAATCAATTCACTGCTAAAGAAAACATTCTCAAGGAAATCCAATTCCGCAGCAACGAAATCTATCATCTGAATTGTTTCTTCGACATCACGGAGAAGCAGTTTCGATTTTTAGTCAATAAACTGGGACCACTCATTACAAATTATCAGCCACATCGCAAGAAGAAATTCTTCAGTGCCGAGGAACGTCTCGCCATAACGCTTAAATATCTAGCTACAG GCGAGTTCCATTCATGTAGAAACTACTGTTTCCGAGCATCAAAACCTGTGATATTGAAGATGATCGGCGACATCTGTatgaatatttatgaaatactaAAGGATCATTTCATTTCCACCCCAAAGACTGAAGAAGAATGGAAAACCATTTCCTGTGCGTATTACAAAAAAACTCGAGTTCCAAATTGCATTGGTAGTCTAACAATGAAACACATTACGTTTAACAAACATCCCCTCAAACAAAGCGACGGCGAGGACACTTTGATATTAACGGGCATCGTAGACAGcaatgataattttgtttatgccAATGTCGAACCCAGCCCCAATAATGGcgaaaaagttttcgaatcATCCACAATCAAAGACCTAATAGAACAGGATCAGCTAAATTTGCCAAAACACCCCGACACTGGACCGAATTACTTCTTTGTCGGTCACGGAGCCCTGCCTGTTAAACCATACCTCTTGAATACTCTCAAGTACGTCCCGTACAGTAGTAGTGAAAGTTCCACGTGGTTCAATTATGGCAGTCCCGAATACAAATACTGCTGTGCCATGGATCGAGTAGAATACAACTCGGAGAGCGCTCTACGCATGCTGACCAATATATTCCCGATACTTTCGTCGCCCTTTCGAATTGACAGCGAGAACGCAAGAAAGATCACTTTGGGCTGTGTTGCGTTGTACAATTTCCTACGAAAGACCGAACGTTCGTTTTTCAAGAGTTCGGAAAAAATCAAATGCGAAGAAGAGTGCATTGTCGACGATGAGGAGGAACTCAAGGAACTGGAAGAGAATAGTCCCAATATATCCGATTCGATGTGCCTAAAAGTACTCCGCAAGCAATCTGGTGATGATGAAACGGCCGATGTCGGACGAAAATGGCTAATCGAATATTTTTCCGATCGAAAGAATCAGATTTTTTAG
- the LOC129945824 gene encoding SOSS complex subunit B homolog, producing MYNNECIAIKDIKPGLKNINVIFIVLEIGTATVTKENREVRNFKVGDPTACINVSIWDEPGKLIQPGDIVKLTKGYASIWRHCLTLYSGKNGDILKMGEFCLTFNEQLNMSEPKRPEMPMVLNPQMTISVPGLLSNNGAANGNQIVQNRPLAVPSTAPNVVPPLSSQGQKLQTQQSRTIPTADAAKPIVGMSGQTNVQQKPNRVARNNQPRTNVKADRR from the coding sequence atgtacaacaaTGAATGCATAGCAATCAAAGATATAAAACCTGGTTTAAAGAATATCAACGTTATTTTCATAGTCTTGGAAATAGGAACAGCAACAGTGACAAAAGAAAATCGTGAAGTTCGTAATTTCAAAGTTGGTGATCCGACAGCTTGTATAAATGTATCAATTTGGGATGAACCCGGTAAATTAATCCAACCTGGTGATATTGTGAAATTAACCAAAGGCTATGCATCCATTTGGCGTCATTGTCTCACTCTGTATTCGGGAAAGAATGGAGATATCCTTAAGATGGGTGAATTCTGTCTCACCTTCAACGAACAACTCAATATGAGCGAACCTAAACGACCAGAAATGCCAATGGTACTGAATCCTCAAATGACAATATCAGTTCCTGGATTACTCTCGAATAATGGTGCTGCCAATGGCAATCAAATTGTTCAGAATCGACCTCTGGCAGTTCCTTCTACGGCACCAAATGTTGTTCCTCCTCTATCTAGTCAAGGACAAAAGTTACAAACCCAACAAAGTCGGACCATACCAACAGCTGACGCAGCCAAACCCATTGTAGGGATGTCGGGGCAAACTAATGTCCAGCAGAAGCCCAATCGTGTTGCGCGTAACAACCAACCTAGAACGAATGTTAAGGCGGACCGCAGATAA
- the LOC129947666 gene encoding protein PDF, whose protein sequence is MVKVAIIFLAVVVIWLGLSVALPTPDEERFLDKEYTRELLNWLSTLQAPVSNNPCKYYGNGISGMMTKRNSELINSLLSLPKGMNDAGK, encoded by the exons atgGTTAAAGTGGCTATCATCTTCTTGGCTGTTGTTGTAATTTGGTTGGGACTTTCAGTTGCATTGCCTACTCCCGATGAGGAAAGATTTTTGGATAAAGaa TATACTCGAGAGCTCCTCAATTGGCTATCAACTCTTCAAGCTCCAGTTTCTAACAATCCCTGCAAATACTATGGAAATGGAATATCTGGAATGATGACCAAACGCAACTCTGAACTAATTAACTCTTTGCTCAGTCTTCCCAAAGGAATGAATGATGCTggcaaataa
- the LOC129945317 gene encoding H(+)/Cl(-) exchange transporter 5 isoform X2 produces MEKFPLKGNRAVAAEGNNYITAYQSVLKKSNGHNIESSIQQQHPLAATTTTSLTAAAVADDDEMIDITPRTSPIEANSNTNLNNAASRNTEMDRSHVPTHSAFGSDYNDPDGAISFYGSQEPHEDIPGIGQYDDFHTIDWQRDIARDRMRHRYIVKKRQDSLWDLIKGAHDAWSGWLCVLLVGIAAGMVAGMVDIGASWMSDLKHGICPIAFWFNREQCCWPSKESVFEDGNCTTWKTWPEVFGQSRNGAGSYIVSYLLYILWALLFASLSASLVRMFAPYACGSGIPEIKTILSGFIIRGYLGKWTLLIKSVGLMLSVSAGLTLGKEGPMVHIASCIGNIFSHLFPKYGRNEAKKREILSAASAAGVSVAFVAPIGGVLFSLEEVSYYFPLKTLWRSFFCALIAAFVLRSITPFGNEHSVLFFVEYNKPWIFFELIPFVLLGVLGGITGTVFIKANLWWCRYRKFSKLGQYPVMEVLVVTLVTGIICYPNPYTRMNMNELIYLLFSQCGANDSTPLCDYTRHNITSGLAAAIEVAEPGPGVYKAIWLLILAFFLKLALTVFTFGMKVPCGLFIPSLLLGAIMGRIVGIGVEQLAYNYPTLWFFMGECATGNNLITPGLYAMVGAAAVLGGVTRMTVSLVVIMFELTGGVGYIVPLMAAAMASKWVGDALGRQGIYDAHIALNGYPFLDSKDEFAHTTLAADVMQPKRNETLSVITQDSMTVDDIESLLKETEHNGYPVVVSKENQYLVGFVLRRDLNLAIGNAKRLIEGINSASIVLFTSATPVQNLGPPPLKLKKILDMAPITVTDQTPMETVVDMFRKLGLRQTLVTHNGRLLGVITKKDVLRHVKQMDNEDPNTVLFN; encoded by the exons aTGGAAAAGTTTCCACTAAAAGGCAATCGAGCAGTCGCTGCTGAGGGAAATAACTATATCACTGCATATCAATCCGTTCTAAAAAAG TCAAACGGTCATAATATAGAGTCGAGTATTCAACAGCAGCATCCTCTGGCTGCTACGACAACAACATCACTAACTGCTGCTGCCGTCGCAGATGATGATGAAATGATTGATATCACACCACGCACAAGTCCAATTGAAGCTAACTCAAATACGAATTTAAATAACGCCGCTAGCAGAAATACAGAAATGGATCGATCCCATGTGCCAACTCACAGTGCTTTTGGAAGTGATTACAACGACCCAGATG GGGCAATATCATTCTATGGTTCCCAAG aaCCCCATGAAGATATACCTGGCATAGGACAATATGATGATTTTCATACAATAGACTGGCAGCGAGATATTGCTAGAGATCGCATGCGACATAGGTACATAGTTAAGAAGCGACAGGATTCTCTTTGGGATTTGATTAAA ggCGCTCATGATGCTTGGTCAGGTTGGTTGTGTGTTCTACTTGTGGGAATCGCTGCAGGAATGGTTGCCGGTATGGTGGATATCGGAGCAAGTTGGATGTCTGACCTGAAACATGGAATATGTCCTATAGCATTCTGGTTTAATCGAGAACAGTGCTGTTGGCCCTCTAAGGAAAGTGTCTTTGAGGACGGAAATTGCACAACG tggaaaacatGGCCTGAAGTATTCGGGCAATCGAGAAATGGAGCAGGATCTTACATCGTTTCGTACCTGCTCTACATACTGTGGGCACTTTTGTTTGCGTCTCTGAGTGCATCGCTTGTCAGAATGTTCGCTCCCTATGCATGTGGTTCGGGTATACCTGAAATAAAGACCATCCTCTCGGGCTTCATAATTCGCGGTTATCTGGGGAAATGGACTTTGCTTATAAAATCAGTTGGTCTAATGCTTTCCGTATCGGCTGGGCTTACTTTGGGCAAGGAAGGCCCAATGGTTCATATCGCCAGTTGCATAGGAAATATATTCTCTCATCTTTTTCCCAAATATGGACGCAATGAAGCTAAGAAGCGTGAAATACTCTCGGCAGCTTCTGCAGCTGGTGTTTCGGTTGCCTTTGTTGCGCCGATCGGGGGAGTGCTTTTCAGTTTGGAAGAAGTTTCATATTATTTCCCATTGAAAACACTTTGGCGTTCGTTCTTTTGTGCCCTGATAGCAGCTTTTGTTTTGCGTTCAATTACACCATTTGGCAATGAACATTCGGTGTTGTTTTTCGTTGAATACAATAAACCTTGGATATTCTTTGAACTTATTCCATTTGTGTTACTTGGAGTTTTAGGG GGAATAACTGGAACAGTATTCATCAAAGCTAACCTATGGTGGTGCAGGTACAGGAAATTCAGTAAATTGGGTCAATATCCAGTGATGGAAGTTTTGGTTGTTACGTTAGTTACTGGAATTATATGTTATCCGAATCCATACACTAGGATGAACATGAATGAGTtgatttatttactatttagtCAATGTGGAGCTAATGATAGTACTCCTTTGTG TGACTACACACGCCACAACATAACAAGTGGGCTAGCAGCAGCAATAGAAGTTGCAGAACCTGGTCCAGGTGTTTATAAGGCCATTTGGCTTCTCATATTGGCCTTTTTCCTTAAACTAGCTCTGACAGTTTTTACCTTTGGTATGAAGGTTCCTTGTGGTTTGTTTATTCCTTCGTTATTGCTCGGAGCGATCATGGGACGAATTGTTGGCATag gtGTCGAACAATTGGCCTATAACTATCCAACACTGTGGTTCTTTATGGGTGAATGTGCCACTGGAAATAACCTGATAACCCCAGGTTTATATGCAATGGTAGGAGCAGCAGCTGTCTTAGGAGGAGTTACACGAATGACGGTTTCACTAGTAGTTATTATGTTTGAGTTGACCGGAGGAGTGGGTTATATTGTACCATTAATGGCTGCCGCTATGGCATCAAAATGGGTTGGAGATGCTCTTGGAAGACAA ggtATTTATGATGCGCACATTGCTCTGAACGGTTATCCATTTTTGGATAGTAAAGATGAGTTCGCCCATACAACGTTAGCAGCTGATGTTATGCAGCCAAA GAGAAATGAAACTCTATCGGTAATAACACAGGACTCAATGACAGTCGATGATATTGAATCACTCCTAAAAGAAACCGAACATAATGGTTATCCAGTTGTGGTATCAAAGGAGAATCAATATTTAGTTGGATTTGTTCTACGCAGGGACTTAAATTTGGCAATCG GAAATGCTAAAAGACTTATTGAGGGTATAAACAGTGCCTCAATAGTGCTATTTACATCAGCAACACCTGTGCAGAACTTAGGCCCACCACCattaaaacttaagaaaattcttgatatgGCACCTATCACAGTGACCGATCAAACTCCAATGGAAACTGTTGTGGATATGTTCCGAAAGCTTGGCCTCCGGCAAACACTTGTCACGCATAATGG tcgTTTACTTGGCGTTATAACCAAAAAGGATGTCCTTCGGCACGTTAAACAAATGGATAATGAAGATCCTAACACAGTCTTATTCAACTAA
- the LOC129945317 gene encoding H(+)/Cl(-) exchange transporter 5 isoform X1, producing the protein MEKFPLKGNRAVAAEGNNYITAYQSVLKKYRQFGKSLIHQINFQSNGHNIESSIQQQHPLAATTTTSLTAAAVADDDEMIDITPRTSPIEANSNTNLNNAASRNTEMDRSHVPTHSAFGSDYNDPDGAISFYGSQEPHEDIPGIGQYDDFHTIDWQRDIARDRMRHRYIVKKRQDSLWDLIKGAHDAWSGWLCVLLVGIAAGMVAGMVDIGASWMSDLKHGICPIAFWFNREQCCWPSKESVFEDGNCTTWKTWPEVFGQSRNGAGSYIVSYLLYILWALLFASLSASLVRMFAPYACGSGIPEIKTILSGFIIRGYLGKWTLLIKSVGLMLSVSAGLTLGKEGPMVHIASCIGNIFSHLFPKYGRNEAKKREILSAASAAGVSVAFVAPIGGVLFSLEEVSYYFPLKTLWRSFFCALIAAFVLRSITPFGNEHSVLFFVEYNKPWIFFELIPFVLLGVLGGITGTVFIKANLWWCRYRKFSKLGQYPVMEVLVVTLVTGIICYPNPYTRMNMNELIYLLFSQCGANDSTPLCDYTRHNITSGLAAAIEVAEPGPGVYKAIWLLILAFFLKLALTVFTFGMKVPCGLFIPSLLLGAIMGRIVGIGVEQLAYNYPTLWFFMGECATGNNLITPGLYAMVGAAAVLGGVTRMTVSLVVIMFELTGGVGYIVPLMAAAMASKWVGDALGRQGIYDAHIALNGYPFLDSKDEFAHTTLAADVMQPKRNETLSVITQDSMTVDDIESLLKETEHNGYPVVVSKENQYLVGFVLRRDLNLAIGNAKRLIEGINSASIVLFTSATPVQNLGPPPLKLKKILDMAPITVTDQTPMETVVDMFRKLGLRQTLVTHNGRLLGVITKKDVLRHVKQMDNEDPNTVLFN; encoded by the exons aTGGAAAAGTTTCCACTAAAAGGCAATCGAGCAGTCGCTGCTGAGGGAAATAACTATATCACTGCATATCAATCCGTTCTAAAAAAG TATCGCCAATTTGGCAAGTCGCTAATACATCAAATAAATTTCCAGTCAAACGGTCATAATATAGAGTCGAGTATTCAACAGCAGCATCCTCTGGCTGCTACGACAACAACATCACTAACTGCTGCTGCCGTCGCAGATGATGATGAAATGATTGATATCACACCACGCACAAGTCCAATTGAAGCTAACTCAAATACGAATTTAAATAACGCCGCTAGCAGAAATACAGAAATGGATCGATCCCATGTGCCAACTCACAGTGCTTTTGGAAGTGATTACAACGACCCAGATG GGGCAATATCATTCTATGGTTCCCAAG aaCCCCATGAAGATATACCTGGCATAGGACAATATGATGATTTTCATACAATAGACTGGCAGCGAGATATTGCTAGAGATCGCATGCGACATAGGTACATAGTTAAGAAGCGACAGGATTCTCTTTGGGATTTGATTAAA ggCGCTCATGATGCTTGGTCAGGTTGGTTGTGTGTTCTACTTGTGGGAATCGCTGCAGGAATGGTTGCCGGTATGGTGGATATCGGAGCAAGTTGGATGTCTGACCTGAAACATGGAATATGTCCTATAGCATTCTGGTTTAATCGAGAACAGTGCTGTTGGCCCTCTAAGGAAAGTGTCTTTGAGGACGGAAATTGCACAACG tggaaaacatGGCCTGAAGTATTCGGGCAATCGAGAAATGGAGCAGGATCTTACATCGTTTCGTACCTGCTCTACATACTGTGGGCACTTTTGTTTGCGTCTCTGAGTGCATCGCTTGTCAGAATGTTCGCTCCCTATGCATGTGGTTCGGGTATACCTGAAATAAAGACCATCCTCTCGGGCTTCATAATTCGCGGTTATCTGGGGAAATGGACTTTGCTTATAAAATCAGTTGGTCTAATGCTTTCCGTATCGGCTGGGCTTACTTTGGGCAAGGAAGGCCCAATGGTTCATATCGCCAGTTGCATAGGAAATATATTCTCTCATCTTTTTCCCAAATATGGACGCAATGAAGCTAAGAAGCGTGAAATACTCTCGGCAGCTTCTGCAGCTGGTGTTTCGGTTGCCTTTGTTGCGCCGATCGGGGGAGTGCTTTTCAGTTTGGAAGAAGTTTCATATTATTTCCCATTGAAAACACTTTGGCGTTCGTTCTTTTGTGCCCTGATAGCAGCTTTTGTTTTGCGTTCAATTACACCATTTGGCAATGAACATTCGGTGTTGTTTTTCGTTGAATACAATAAACCTTGGATATTCTTTGAACTTATTCCATTTGTGTTACTTGGAGTTTTAGGG GGAATAACTGGAACAGTATTCATCAAAGCTAACCTATGGTGGTGCAGGTACAGGAAATTCAGTAAATTGGGTCAATATCCAGTGATGGAAGTTTTGGTTGTTACGTTAGTTACTGGAATTATATGTTATCCGAATCCATACACTAGGATGAACATGAATGAGTtgatttatttactatttagtCAATGTGGAGCTAATGATAGTACTCCTTTGTG TGACTACACACGCCACAACATAACAAGTGGGCTAGCAGCAGCAATAGAAGTTGCAGAACCTGGTCCAGGTGTTTATAAGGCCATTTGGCTTCTCATATTGGCCTTTTTCCTTAAACTAGCTCTGACAGTTTTTACCTTTGGTATGAAGGTTCCTTGTGGTTTGTTTATTCCTTCGTTATTGCTCGGAGCGATCATGGGACGAATTGTTGGCATag gtGTCGAACAATTGGCCTATAACTATCCAACACTGTGGTTCTTTATGGGTGAATGTGCCACTGGAAATAACCTGATAACCCCAGGTTTATATGCAATGGTAGGAGCAGCAGCTGTCTTAGGAGGAGTTACACGAATGACGGTTTCACTAGTAGTTATTATGTTTGAGTTGACCGGAGGAGTGGGTTATATTGTACCATTAATGGCTGCCGCTATGGCATCAAAATGGGTTGGAGATGCTCTTGGAAGACAA ggtATTTATGATGCGCACATTGCTCTGAACGGTTATCCATTTTTGGATAGTAAAGATGAGTTCGCCCATACAACGTTAGCAGCTGATGTTATGCAGCCAAA GAGAAATGAAACTCTATCGGTAATAACACAGGACTCAATGACAGTCGATGATATTGAATCACTCCTAAAAGAAACCGAACATAATGGTTATCCAGTTGTGGTATCAAAGGAGAATCAATATTTAGTTGGATTTGTTCTACGCAGGGACTTAAATTTGGCAATCG GAAATGCTAAAAGACTTATTGAGGGTATAAACAGTGCCTCAATAGTGCTATTTACATCAGCAACACCTGTGCAGAACTTAGGCCCACCACCattaaaacttaagaaaattcttgatatgGCACCTATCACAGTGACCGATCAAACTCCAATGGAAACTGTTGTGGATATGTTCCGAAAGCTTGGCCTCCGGCAAACACTTGTCACGCATAATGG tcgTTTACTTGGCGTTATAACCAAAAAGGATGTCCTTCGGCACGTTAAACAAATGGATAATGAAGATCCTAACACAGTCTTATTCAACTAA
- the LOC129945789 gene encoding protein Asterix translates to MSVFVDPRRKDKVVRYKPPQNQAQGGNGEDLMPDYMNILGMIFSMCGLMMKLKWCAWFALYCSCISFASSRVSDDAKQVLSSFMLSVSAVVMSYLQNPAPMTPPWAS, encoded by the exons ATGAGTGTATTTGTTGATCCTCGTCGCAAGGACAAAGTTGTTCGCTACAAACCACCACAAAATCAAGCTCAAGGCGGAAATGGAGAAGATCTTATGCCCGACTACATGAATATTTTAG GTATGATTTTCTCAATGTGCGGCCTAATGATGAAGCTTAAATGGTGTGCATGGTTTGCCCTATATTGTTCCTGCATTAGTTTCGCAAGTTCTAGAGTTAGTGACGATGCAAAACAG gttttatcATCATTTATGCTTAGTGTAAGTGCAGTTGTAATGTCCTACTTACAAAATCCAGCTCCAATGACACCACCATGGGCTTCATAA
- the LOC129945788 gene encoding ubiquitin thioesterase OTU1 produces the protein MTGFSLKLKSKNGQFVVSDLNAGTTIADLKTKISQVTQINPSYLHILIGFPPKPLDLSHNDNSLSATGISSGDTLIVEEKIIQNIEDDAAFARRLQEEEDQEMLSASEVPSQDPSNPFVGILMKKIVPADNSCLFTSIGYVLNGKVSTDCGSFMRKIIATQVSADPVSYNDGVLGKPNAEYCEWIQRSESWGGAIEVAILSNFYGIEIDVVDIQNSIINRFGEDKNYGLRVFLLFDGIHYDPLYMESAAGDVPATMFPIEELGVYQQAELLAKEANSSRQFTDVEKFSLRCMQCDVMLVGQVQAQQHAKSTGHTNFGEI, from the exons ATGACTGGATTTtcgctaaagttaaaatcaaaaaatggcCAATTCGTTGTTAGTGACCTAAACGCTGGCACAACAATAGCAGATCTAAAAACAAAGATATCCCAAGTTACGCAAATCAATCCATCATATCTACACATATTGATAGGTTTTCCTCCAAAGCCATTGGATTTATCTCATAATGACAATAGCCTTAGTGCGACTGGCATCTCAAGTGGTGACACATTGATTGTGGAAGAAAAGATAATACAGAACATTGAAGACGATGCTGCCTTTGCCCGACGACTACAGGAGGAGGAAGATCAAGAAATGCTATCAGCATCTGAAGTGCCAAGTCAGGATCCTTCGAATCCGTTTGTTggaattcttatgaaaaaaatcgtACCTGCAGATAATTCATGTCTTTTTACAAGTATCGGCTATGTGCTTAATGGCAAAGTGTCTACAGACTGTGGAAGCTTTATGAGGAAGATTATTGCTACCCAAGTGTCGGCAGATCCAGTATCGTACAATGACGGAGTACTCGGCAAACCTAATGCCGAGTATTGTGAGTGGATTCAAAGATCCGAGTCGTGGGGCGGAGCTATTGAGGTGGCTATACTTTCAAACTTTTATGGAATCGAGATCGATGTTGTTGATATTCAAAATTCTATTataaatcgttttggagagGACAAAAACTACGGCCTGAGAgtgtttcttctttttgatGGCATTCATTACGATCCACTCTATATGGAATCGGCAGCG GGAGACGTACCTGCAACAATGTTTCCTATTGAAGAACTTGGCGTTTACCAACAAGCTGAATTATTAGCAAAAGAAGCCAACTCATCACGACAATTTACTGATGTGGAAAAGTTTTCTCTACGTTGTATGCAATGCGATGTTATGTTAGTTGGACAAGTGCAAGCCCAACAACACGCCAAATCAACTGGTCATACTAATTTCGGGGAAATTTGA